A DNA window from Heliomicrobium undosum contains the following coding sequences:
- a CDS encoding FAD-dependent oxidoreductase: protein MGSRRIVVIGGAAAGPKAAARARRLDEFAEVTIIQKEADLSMASCGYPYYVGGVFHDRNQLICSPTGVVRDSNFFKAAKNITALVSTEATAIDREKRQVHCVHLPTGETRTVNYDKLVIATGAQALIPPIAGTELKGVTTLHSLKDADYLRRIRDEGVVKEGVIVGGGLIGMEVCEALQQSGIHMTVVEMMPHTLTFLDWELASMLEKHVQSKAARVITHNGVAAFIGRDGELTAVRLQDGTELPCQLAIIAIGVKPNVTLARQAGLAIGERGGILVDEYMQTSDSNIYAAGDCVEVRNRITGQSVLAPLGDLANLQGRVAGQNVIEGNCARFPGTIQTGICKVFDYTAGATGLSEQAAHRLGYTDIITATTTTLDKPGFMGGKPIITKMVAHRDSRQILGVQCVGIGDVSRRIAAAALAVQGRFTVEDMINADLPYAPPFSQAIDSLITTAHVLENKLAGRMKGISVMDVKNKVDRGDDVFFLDVRGKDEFEVMRLGIGETLIPLGMLRQRLHELPADKDREIIVYCKISLRGYEAACILEANGWRNVNVMEGGVLAWPYAMEKSG, encoded by the coding sequence TGCGGAAGTTACCATCATCCAGAAGGAAGCCGACCTTTCCATGGCATCCTGCGGCTATCCGTATTATGTGGGCGGTGTCTTCCACGACCGGAACCAACTGATCTGCAGCCCCACTGGGGTTGTCCGCGACAGCAACTTTTTTAAAGCCGCAAAGAACATAACCGCCCTGGTGAGCACCGAGGCGACGGCGATCGACCGTGAGAAGCGGCAGGTCCATTGCGTCCACCTGCCGACCGGGGAAACGCGGACAGTGAATTACGATAAACTGGTCATCGCCACCGGCGCCCAGGCGCTGATTCCGCCTATCGCAGGGACGGAACTAAAAGGTGTGACAACCTTGCACTCGCTGAAGGACGCCGACTACCTGCGCCGGATCCGAGACGAAGGCGTCGTCAAAGAAGGAGTCATCGTCGGCGGCGGCTTGATTGGGATGGAGGTCTGCGAAGCGCTGCAGCAGTCCGGCATCCACATGACCGTTGTCGAGATGATGCCACACACCTTGACATTCCTCGACTGGGAACTGGCGAGCATGCTGGAAAAGCATGTGCAAAGCAAAGCCGCCAGGGTGATCACCCACAACGGTGTCGCCGCCTTCATCGGTCGCGACGGTGAATTAACGGCGGTTCGCCTGCAAGACGGCACGGAACTGCCCTGTCAACTGGCCATCATCGCCATCGGGGTGAAACCGAATGTGACCTTAGCCCGCCAGGCCGGTCTGGCTATCGGCGAACGGGGCGGGATCCTGGTAGACGAGTACATGCAGACCTCCGACTCGAACATCTACGCGGCCGGAGACTGTGTAGAAGTCAGGAACCGGATCACCGGGCAAAGCGTCCTGGCGCCGCTGGGAGACCTGGCCAACCTGCAAGGCCGTGTGGCGGGACAGAATGTGATCGAGGGCAACTGCGCCCGTTTTCCCGGAACCATCCAGACAGGGATTTGCAAAGTCTTTGATTACACCGCCGGCGCCACTGGTCTCTCGGAACAGGCGGCGCACCGTCTCGGATACACCGATATCATCACCGCCACGACGACCACCTTGGATAAACCGGGTTTCATGGGCGGCAAACCGATCATCACGAAAATGGTGGCCCATCGCGACAGCAGGCAGATCCTGGGGGTTCAGTGCGTCGGCATCGGCGATGTGAGCCGGCGCATCGCTGCTGCAGCGCTGGCCGTGCAGGGCCGGTTCACCGTCGAAGACATGATCAACGCTGACCTGCCTTACGCGCCGCCCTTTTCTCAGGCCATCGACTCGCTGATCACGACCGCCCATGTGCTGGAGAACAAGCTGGCGGGACGGATGAAAGGCATCTCCGTCATGGACGTGAAAAACAAAGTCGACAGGGGGGACGATGTCTTTTTCCTCGATGTGCGGGGGAAAGACGAGTTTGAAGTCATGCGTCTTGGCATCGGCGAGACCCTGATCCCGCTGGGCATGCTGCGTCAACGCCTTCACGAGTTGCCTGCTGACAAGGACCGTGAGATCATCGTCTACTGCAAGATTTCCCTGCGTGGTTATGAAGCCGCCTGCATCCTGGAGGCCAACGGCTGGCGCAATGTCAACGTGATGGAGGGCGGTGTCCTGGCCTGGCCCTATGCGATGGAAAAGAGCGGTTGA